The DNA segment AATCGCCCGCGGCGGCGCTTTTTCCAACAAAACCGAATTGGGAGTGGGCGGCGGCCGTGTTGGTGTTCCGTGAGGCGATGAATATGTCGTAGGTTCCGCTCGCGAGGCCGCCGATCTGCAAGCCGACGTAGCGCACGGTCGTGCTGGACGCGAAGATTGCGTCCCTGCCTGCCGACGGTGACGCATAGATGCCACCGGAAAAGTTCGTAACACTCCCGAGTGCGCTACTGTTGACCGGTTGCGTGGACAATCCGATGGTGGTGCCGCTGCTGACACCGAGATTCAATGTTACGCCCGCCGCGGCCGCTCCATTCGATAAAATCAAACCGGAGTTGATGTCGGCCAGTTGGACTTGATTCCACGCGTTATCCGCCGAGGAGCCGCCGAGGGCGTGATAGGGGCTGTTGGTCAATGAACCACCGCTTACCGTCGTAGGACCGAAGTCG comes from the Luteolibacter sp. SL250 genome and includes:
- a CDS encoding PEP-CTERM sorting domain-containing protein, which gives rise to MKYPQPYKTLIAFLALPMFTSIASAASIMFDFGPTTVSGGSLTNSPYHALGGSSADNAWNQVQLADINSGLILSNGAAAAGVTLNLGVSSGTTIGLSTQPVNSSALGSVTNFSGGIYASPSAGRDAIFASSTTVRYVGLQIGGLASGTYDIFIASRNTNTAAAHSQFGFVGKSAAAGDFDVTSYLTGLSLIPQTPVDGDIPGNGAQASWQENVNYTRFSITLAEGEFLNIAANGGNGITGAGGPEARGFLNAVQIMQVPEPSSALILASALAFGLARRRRP